One segment of Struthio camelus isolate bStrCam1 chromosome 25, bStrCam1.hap1, whole genome shotgun sequence DNA contains the following:
- the LOC104144839 gene encoding zinc finger protein GLI4-like has product MNVVQDSYESVISLAEEIAMSWPRICAFAEPPRRLSLLCYVDMEPPRGQLEPPQGLATTPWSQGLLLPDFRKQLMAIMQTIGQSQVEKMLRELVKEQKQEGRVQWCRRPVKSLGSGAGSRTQKVKEEAPPQDGGVEPTGAWGMFSGMPRGSEQHPALAAQQGPEEAPESPPAAPHGKPARAGALGKARDVPTPPKRWPEEQGRGWGAGCKEGCGGQCDAPPKAGRGLTERPRCCPESEELSASSPSPPLRTEAAERLQVQPAPVGSPHECPARGRHVGTGSPMLPQRKPPCECPACGYYVRLGPSPARYPRAPKGARAQGPCTVCGRRGRHRVAEVPPGWTGGLVDAAPSAAAPRSGAGARRCYPCAECGKGFTQRSALSKHRRIHSGERPHQCGDCGKRFLQRSDLTIHRRRHTGERPYGCPECGRRFSVSSNLAKHRRAHLGQRPFPCPSCGKAFIQRSELVIHQRLHTGERPYRCPLCAKAFGRRSHLTRHQRTHVPRPPAAAHPSLGLLPPRRRGLETAGSLLPSSVGALDLSRPVSPLPHAAPRLPCP; this is encoded by the exons ATGAACGTGGTGCAGGACAGCTATGAGTCAGTGATCTCCCTGG cGGAAGAGATCGCCATGAGCTGGCCACGAATATGTGCCTTTGCAGAGCCCCCCAGGCGCCTAAGCTTGCTGTGCT atgTTGACATGGAGCCACCCCGGGGGCAGCTGGAGCCGCCGCAGGGTCTGGCAACGACCCCCTGGAGCCAGGGGCTGTTGCTGCCCGATTTCCGGAAGCAGCTCATGGCCATCATGCAAACCATCGGCCAGAGCCAGGTGGAGAAAATGCTACGGGAGCTGGTGAAGGAGCAGAAGCAAGAAGGGAGAGTCCAGTGGTGCCGCAGGCCCGTGAAGAGCCTTGGCAGCGGAG caggcagcaggactCAGAAAGTGAAGGAAGAAGCGCCTCCTCAGGACGGCGGCGTGGAGCCGACGGGTGCCTGGGGCATGTTTTCAGGGATGCCCAGAGGCTCAGAGCAGCAcccagccctggcagcccagcagggccctGAAGAGGCACCCGAGAGCCCTCCGGCAGCCCCCCATGGCAAACCGGCTCGGGCGGGAGCCCTCGGGAAGGCCAGAGACGTCCCAACCCCTCCAAAACGCTGGCCAGAGGAGCAGGGCCGAGGCTGGGGGGCCGGCTGCAAGGAGGGCTGCGGTGGGCAGTGCGACGCCCCCCCAAAAGCTGGCAGGGGGCTAACGGAGAGACCTCGCTGCTGCCCTGAAAGCGAAGAGCTCTCTGCCTCGTCTCCGAGCCCTCCGCTGCGCACGGAGGCTGCGGAGCGCCTCCAGGTCCAGCCTGCACCCGTGGGGAGCCCCCACGAGtgcccggcccgcgggaggcaTGTGGGGACGGGCTCCCCCATGCTCCCCCAGCGCAAACCCCCCTGCGAGTGCCCAGCCTGCGGGTACTATGTCCGCCTGGGTCCCAGCCCGGCCAGGTACCCGCGAGCCCCCAAGGGCGCCCGGGCTCAGGGTCCCTGCACGGTTtgcgggcggcgcggcaggcACCGGGTAGCCGAGGTGCCCCCGGGATGGACTGGGGGCCTGGTGGACGCAGCGCCCTCTGCAGCCGCCCCgcgcagcggggctggggcccgGCGGTGCTACCCGTGCGCCGAGTGCGGCAAGGGCTTCACGCAGCGCTCGGCCCTCAGCAAGCACCGGCGCATCCACTCGGGCGAGCGGCCGCACCAGTGCGGCGACTGCGGCAAGCGCTTCCTGCAGCGCTCCGACCTCACCATCCACCGGCGCCGGCACACGGGCGAGCGCCCCTACGGCTGCCCCGAGTGCGGCCGCCGCTTCAGCGTCAGCTCCAACCTGGCCAAGCACCGCCGGGCCCACCTGGGCCAgcgccccttcccctgccccagctgcggCAAAGCCTTCATCCAGCGCTCTGAGCTCGTCATCCACCAGCGCctgcacacgggcgagcggccctaccGCTGCCCGCTCTGCGCCAAGGCCTTCGGCCGCCGCTCCCACCTCACTCGCCACCAGCGCACCCACGTCCCCCGGCCCCCTGCCGCGGCCCACCCCAGCCTGGGGCTGCTGCCCCCACGGCGACGGGGCCTCGAGACGGCCGGCTCGCTCCTACCCTCCAGTGTGGGGGCCCTGGATCTATCCCGGCCGGTGTCCCCTCTGCCTCATGCTGCCCCTCGGCTCCCTTGTCCCTGA
- the SMARCD2 gene encoding SWI/SNF-related matrix-associated actin-dependent regulator of chromatin subfamily D member 2 isoform X3 — MRAKAWRESTVFGRPGMPPGSRMPMAGLQVGPPGAPPYGAASPMRPGLPQSMMDPFRKRLLTPQSQPPLASQRRGVKRRKMADKVLPQRIRELVPESQAYMDLLAFERKLDQTIARKRMEIQEAIKKPLTQKRKLRIYISNTFTPAKEEGEGGERVASWELRVEGKLLEDPSKQKRKFSSFFKSLVIELDKELYGPDNHLVEWHRLPTTQETDGFQVKRPGDVNVKCTLLLMLDHQPPQYKLDPRLARLLGVHTQTRASIMQALWLYIKHNKLQDSHEKEYINCNRYFRQIFNCIRMRFSEIPMKLAGLLQHPDPIIINHTISVDPNDQKKTACYDIDVEVDDPLKAQMSNFLASTTNQQEIASLDAKIHETIESINQLKTQRDFMLSFSNNPQDFIQEWIKSQRRDLKIITDVIGNPEEERRAEFYQQPWAQEAVGRHIFAKVQQRRQELEQVLGIRLT; from the exons ATGAGAGCTAAGGCATGGAGGGAAAGCACAGTTTTTGGG CGCCCTGGGATGCCACCAGGAAGCCGGATGCCTATGGCAGGACTGCAGGTGGGACCCCCAGGAGCTCCCCCCTACGGAGCAGCCTCTCCGATGAGACCTGGCCTGCCACAGTCCATGATGGATCCCTTCAGGAAACGCCTGCTCACTCCCCAGTCGCAGCCACCACTGGCCAGCCAGAGGAGAGG GGTGAAAAGGAGGAAGATGGCTGACAAGGTCCTACCGCAGAGG ATCCGGGAGCTGGTCCCAGAATCCCAGGCTTACATGGACCTCCTCGCCTTTGAGCGGAAACTGGACCAAACCATCGCTCGGAAGAGGATGGAGATTCAGGAGGCCATTAAGAAACCGCTTACG CAAAAGCGGAAGCTGAGGATTTACATCTCTAATACCTTTACCCCAGCCAAAGAAGAAGGGGAGGGTGGTGAGCGTGTGGCTTCCTGGGAGCTACGTGTGGAGGGCAAATTGCTGGAGGAC CCaagcaaacagaagaggaagttctcttcctttttcaagaGCCTCGTCATCGAGCTGGACAAAGAGCTGTACGGGCCAGACAACCATCTAGTGGAG TGGCACCGGCTGCCCACAACGCAGGAGACTGATGGCTTCCAAGTGAAGCGTCCTGGCGACGTCAATGTGAAATGCACCCTGCTGCTCATGCTGGATCACCAG ccacCACAGTACAAACTGGATCCTCGCCTGGCTCGCCTCCTTGGGGTGCACACCCAGACCCGTGCCAGCATCATGCAAGCGCTCTGGCTCTACATCAAGCACAACAAGCTGCAGGACAGTCACGAGAAGGAGTACATCAACTGCAACCGCTACTTCCGCCAG ATCTTTAACTGTATCCGCATGCGCTTCTCTGAGATCCCCATGAAGCTGGCAGGGCTCCTGCAGCACCCAGATCCCATCATCATCAACCACACCATCAG TGTGGACCCCAATGACCAGAAGAAGACAGCCTGCTATGACATCGATGTGGAGGTGGATGATCCCCTGAAAGCTCAGATGAGCAACTTCCTGGCTTCCACCACCAACCAGCAGGAGATTGCCTCCCTGGATGCCAAG ATCCATGAGACCATCGAATCCATCAACCAGCTGAAGACACAGCGTGATTTCATGCTGAGCTTCAGCAACAACCCACAGGACTTCATCCAGGAATGGATCAAATCCCAGAGGAGGGACCTTAAG ATCATAACAGATGTCATCGGGAACCCTGAGGAGGAGAGACGAGCTGAGTTCtaccagcagccctgggcacaGGAGGCTGTGGGGAGACACATCTTTGCCAAG GTCCAGCAGCGCCGGCAGGAACTGGAACAAGTGCTTGGGATCCGCCTCACCTAA
- the SMARCD2 gene encoding SWI/SNF-related matrix-associated actin-dependent regulator of chromatin subfamily D member 2 isoform X1, giving the protein MAGRGAFPLSPLPPPAAAAAPPPPGPAPGILRGPSPAPAGAAAAPGYRPMGPAAAQYQRPGMPPGSRMPMAGLQVGPPGAPPYGAASPMRPGLPQSMMDPFRKRLLTPQSQPPLASQRRGVKRRKMADKVLPQRIRELVPESQAYMDLLAFERKLDQTIARKRMEIQEAIKKPLTQKRKLRIYISNTFTPAKEEGEGGERVASWELRVEGKLLEDPSKQKRKFSSFFKSLVIELDKELYGPDNHLVEWHRLPTTQETDGFQVKRPGDVNVKCTLLLMLDHQPPQYKLDPRLARLLGVHTQTRASIMQALWLYIKHNKLQDSHEKEYINCNRYFRQIFNCIRMRFSEIPMKLAGLLQHPDPIIINHTISVDPNDQKKTACYDIDVEVDDPLKAQMSNFLASTTNQQEIASLDAKIHETIESINQLKTQRDFMLSFSNNPQDFIQEWIKSQRRDLKIITDVIGNPEEERRAEFYQQPWAQEAVGRHIFAKVQQRRQELEQVLGIRLT; this is encoded by the exons ATGGCCGGCCGCGGCGCCTTCCCGCTcagcccgctgcccccccccgccgccgctgccgccccgccgcccccggggcccgcGCCCGGAATCCTgcgcggccccagcccggccccggccggcgccgccgccgccccgggctacCGCCCCatggggccggccgccgcgcagTACCAG CGCCCTGGGATGCCACCAGGAAGCCGGATGCCTATGGCAGGACTGCAGGTGGGACCCCCAGGAGCTCCCCCCTACGGAGCAGCCTCTCCGATGAGACCTGGCCTGCCACAGTCCATGATGGATCCCTTCAGGAAACGCCTGCTCACTCCCCAGTCGCAGCCACCACTGGCCAGCCAGAGGAGAGG GGTGAAAAGGAGGAAGATGGCTGACAAGGTCCTACCGCAGAGG ATCCGGGAGCTGGTCCCAGAATCCCAGGCTTACATGGACCTCCTCGCCTTTGAGCGGAAACTGGACCAAACCATCGCTCGGAAGAGGATGGAGATTCAGGAGGCCATTAAGAAACCGCTTACG CAAAAGCGGAAGCTGAGGATTTACATCTCTAATACCTTTACCCCAGCCAAAGAAGAAGGGGAGGGTGGTGAGCGTGTGGCTTCCTGGGAGCTACGTGTGGAGGGCAAATTGCTGGAGGAC CCaagcaaacagaagaggaagttctcttcctttttcaagaGCCTCGTCATCGAGCTGGACAAAGAGCTGTACGGGCCAGACAACCATCTAGTGGAG TGGCACCGGCTGCCCACAACGCAGGAGACTGATGGCTTCCAAGTGAAGCGTCCTGGCGACGTCAATGTGAAATGCACCCTGCTGCTCATGCTGGATCACCAG ccacCACAGTACAAACTGGATCCTCGCCTGGCTCGCCTCCTTGGGGTGCACACCCAGACCCGTGCCAGCATCATGCAAGCGCTCTGGCTCTACATCAAGCACAACAAGCTGCAGGACAGTCACGAGAAGGAGTACATCAACTGCAACCGCTACTTCCGCCAG ATCTTTAACTGTATCCGCATGCGCTTCTCTGAGATCCCCATGAAGCTGGCAGGGCTCCTGCAGCACCCAGATCCCATCATCATCAACCACACCATCAG TGTGGACCCCAATGACCAGAAGAAGACAGCCTGCTATGACATCGATGTGGAGGTGGATGATCCCCTGAAAGCTCAGATGAGCAACTTCCTGGCTTCCACCACCAACCAGCAGGAGATTGCCTCCCTGGATGCCAAG ATCCATGAGACCATCGAATCCATCAACCAGCTGAAGACACAGCGTGATTTCATGCTGAGCTTCAGCAACAACCCACAGGACTTCATCCAGGAATGGATCAAATCCCAGAGGAGGGACCTTAAG ATCATAACAGATGTCATCGGGAACCCTGAGGAGGAGAGACGAGCTGAGTTCtaccagcagccctgggcacaGGAGGCTGTGGGGAGACACATCTTTGCCAAG GTCCAGCAGCGCCGGCAGGAACTGGAACAAGTGCTTGGGATCCGCCTCACCTAA
- the SMARCD2 gene encoding SWI/SNF-related matrix-associated actin-dependent regulator of chromatin subfamily D member 2 isoform X4, giving the protein MLRPGMPPGSRMPMAGLQVGPPGAPPYGAASPMRPGLPQSMMDPFRKRLLTPQSQPPLASQRRGVKRRKMADKVLPQRIRELVPESQAYMDLLAFERKLDQTIARKRMEIQEAIKKPLTQKRKLRIYISNTFTPAKEEGEGGERVASWELRVEGKLLEDPSKQKRKFSSFFKSLVIELDKELYGPDNHLVEWHRLPTTQETDGFQVKRPGDVNVKCTLLLMLDHQPPQYKLDPRLARLLGVHTQTRASIMQALWLYIKHNKLQDSHEKEYINCNRYFRQIFNCIRMRFSEIPMKLAGLLQHPDPIIINHTISVDPNDQKKTACYDIDVEVDDPLKAQMSNFLASTTNQQEIASLDAKIHETIESINQLKTQRDFMLSFSNNPQDFIQEWIKSQRRDLKIITDVIGNPEEERRAEFYQQPWAQEAVGRHIFAKVQQRRQELEQVLGIRLT; this is encoded by the exons ATGTTA CGCCCTGGGATGCCACCAGGAAGCCGGATGCCTATGGCAGGACTGCAGGTGGGACCCCCAGGAGCTCCCCCCTACGGAGCAGCCTCTCCGATGAGACCTGGCCTGCCACAGTCCATGATGGATCCCTTCAGGAAACGCCTGCTCACTCCCCAGTCGCAGCCACCACTGGCCAGCCAGAGGAGAGG GGTGAAAAGGAGGAAGATGGCTGACAAGGTCCTACCGCAGAGG ATCCGGGAGCTGGTCCCAGAATCCCAGGCTTACATGGACCTCCTCGCCTTTGAGCGGAAACTGGACCAAACCATCGCTCGGAAGAGGATGGAGATTCAGGAGGCCATTAAGAAACCGCTTACG CAAAAGCGGAAGCTGAGGATTTACATCTCTAATACCTTTACCCCAGCCAAAGAAGAAGGGGAGGGTGGTGAGCGTGTGGCTTCCTGGGAGCTACGTGTGGAGGGCAAATTGCTGGAGGAC CCaagcaaacagaagaggaagttctcttcctttttcaagaGCCTCGTCATCGAGCTGGACAAAGAGCTGTACGGGCCAGACAACCATCTAGTGGAG TGGCACCGGCTGCCCACAACGCAGGAGACTGATGGCTTCCAAGTGAAGCGTCCTGGCGACGTCAATGTGAAATGCACCCTGCTGCTCATGCTGGATCACCAG ccacCACAGTACAAACTGGATCCTCGCCTGGCTCGCCTCCTTGGGGTGCACACCCAGACCCGTGCCAGCATCATGCAAGCGCTCTGGCTCTACATCAAGCACAACAAGCTGCAGGACAGTCACGAGAAGGAGTACATCAACTGCAACCGCTACTTCCGCCAG ATCTTTAACTGTATCCGCATGCGCTTCTCTGAGATCCCCATGAAGCTGGCAGGGCTCCTGCAGCACCCAGATCCCATCATCATCAACCACACCATCAG TGTGGACCCCAATGACCAGAAGAAGACAGCCTGCTATGACATCGATGTGGAGGTGGATGATCCCCTGAAAGCTCAGATGAGCAACTTCCTGGCTTCCACCACCAACCAGCAGGAGATTGCCTCCCTGGATGCCAAG ATCCATGAGACCATCGAATCCATCAACCAGCTGAAGACACAGCGTGATTTCATGCTGAGCTTCAGCAACAACCCACAGGACTTCATCCAGGAATGGATCAAATCCCAGAGGAGGGACCTTAAG ATCATAACAGATGTCATCGGGAACCCTGAGGAGGAGAGACGAGCTGAGTTCtaccagcagccctgggcacaGGAGGCTGTGGGGAGACACATCTTTGCCAAG GTCCAGCAGCGCCGGCAGGAACTGGAACAAGTGCTTGGGATCCGCCTCACCTAA
- the PSMC5 gene encoding 26S proteasome regulatory subunit 8 yields MRSHILRDWSNLFVTVLLGEGGSDASTLLARGGASGRDAAAIFSAGSGGAGVPMPAEKMAVDGPEQMEMDDGKGGTGLRQYYLSKIEELQLIVNEKSQNLRRLQAQRNELNAKVRLLREELQLLQEQGSYVGEVVRAMDKKKVLVKVHPEGKFVVDVDKNIDINDVTPNCRVALRNDSYTLHKILPNKVDPLVSLMMVEKVPDSTYEMIGGLDKQIKEIKEVIELPVKHPELFEALGIAQPKGVLLYGPPGTGKTLLARAVAHHTDCTFIRVSGSELVQKFIGEGARMVRELFVMAREHAPSIIFMDEIDSIGSSRLEGGSGGDSEVQRTMLELLNQLDGFEATKNIKVIMATNRIDILDSALLRPGRIDRKIEFPPPNEEARLDILKIHSRKMNLTRGINLRKIAELMPGASGAEVKGVCTEAGMYALRERRVHVTQEDFEMAVAKVMQKDSEKNMSIKKLWK; encoded by the exons AGTGCAGGCAGCGGTGGTGCCGGTGTCCCGATGCCGGCGGAGAAGATGGCGGTGGACGGGCCCGAGCAG ATGGAGATGGATGATGGGAAGGGTGGCACGGGACTCCGACAGTACTACCTGTCCAAGATCGAGGAGCTGCAG CTCATCGTCAATGAGAAGAGCCAGAACCTGCGGCGTTTGCAAGCTCAAAGAAACGAGTTGAATGCCAAAG TGCGCCTGCTGCGAGAGGAGCTGCagttgctgcaggagcagggctcctACGTGGGGGAGGTGGTGAGAGCCATGGACAAGAAGAAAGTGCTCGTCAAG GTGCACCCGGAAGGGAAGTTTGTGGTGGATGTCGACAAGAACATTGACATTAATGAT GTGACCCCAAACTGCCGCGTGGCCCTGCGCAATGACAGCTACACACTGCACAAGATCCTGCCCAACAAAGTGGACCCTCTTGTGTCCCTGATGATGGTGGAAAAGGTCCCGGATTCCACTTACGAGATGATCGGAGGTTTGGACAAGCAGATAAAGGAGATCAAGGAAGTAATCGAGCTGCCAGTCAAACACCCAGAGCTCTTTGAGGCCCTGGGGATTGCCCAGCCTAAG GGTGTGCTGCTCTATGGACCCCCTGGTACAGGCAAGACTctgctggccagggctgtggcCCACCACACTGACTGCACCTTCATCCGTGTCTCAGGCTCCGAGCTGGTGCAGAAGTTCATTGGCGAAG GTGCTCGCATGGTGCGGGAGCTCTTTGTGATGGCCCGGGAACATGCCCCATCCATCATCTTCATGGATGAGATTGACTCAATTGGCTCCTCCCGCTTGGAAGGTGGCTCTGGCGGGGACAGTGAGGTGCAGCGTACTATGTTGGAGCTTCTCAATCAGCTTGATGGCTTTGAGGCCACAAAAAATATCAAG GTGATCATGGCCACAAATCGGATTGACATCTTGGACTCGGCTCTGCTGCGCCCTGGCCGCATCGACAGGAAGATCGAGTTCCCCCCTCCCAATGAAGAG GCCCGTTTGGACATCCTCAAGATCCACTCCCGGAAAATGAACCTGACACGAGGCATCAACTTGCGAAAGATTGCGGAGCTGATGCCAGGAGCATCAGGTGCAGAGGTGAAG GGGGTGTGCACAGAAGCTGGCATGTATGCACTGAGGGAGAGGCGGGTGCATGTGACACAAGAAGATTTTGAAATGGCTGTTGCCAAG GTGATGCAGAAGGACAGTGAGAAGAACATGTCCATCAAGAAGCTGTGGAAGTAA
- the SMARCD2 gene encoding SWI/SNF-related matrix-associated actin-dependent regulator of chromatin subfamily D member 2 isoform X2, which produces MGGAAVRACGVSEGTCRKSLRLASVQASLPKPPVRTLVGFHSLNRPGMPPGSRMPMAGLQVGPPGAPPYGAASPMRPGLPQSMMDPFRKRLLTPQSQPPLASQRRGVKRRKMADKVLPQRIRELVPESQAYMDLLAFERKLDQTIARKRMEIQEAIKKPLTQKRKLRIYISNTFTPAKEEGEGGERVASWELRVEGKLLEDPSKQKRKFSSFFKSLVIELDKELYGPDNHLVEWHRLPTTQETDGFQVKRPGDVNVKCTLLLMLDHQPPQYKLDPRLARLLGVHTQTRASIMQALWLYIKHNKLQDSHEKEYINCNRYFRQIFNCIRMRFSEIPMKLAGLLQHPDPIIINHTISVDPNDQKKTACYDIDVEVDDPLKAQMSNFLASTTNQQEIASLDAKIHETIESINQLKTQRDFMLSFSNNPQDFIQEWIKSQRRDLKIITDVIGNPEEERRAEFYQQPWAQEAVGRHIFAKVQQRRQELEQVLGIRLT; this is translated from the exons ATGGGAGGCGCTGCTGTTCGGGCTTGTGGGGTTTCTGAAGGGACTTGCAGGAAGAGCCTTCGCCTGGCATCTGTCCAGGCTTCGCTTCCAAAGCCTCCGGTGAGGACGCTTGTGGGCTTTCACTCCTTAAAT CGCCCTGGGATGCCACCAGGAAGCCGGATGCCTATGGCAGGACTGCAGGTGGGACCCCCAGGAGCTCCCCCCTACGGAGCAGCCTCTCCGATGAGACCTGGCCTGCCACAGTCCATGATGGATCCCTTCAGGAAACGCCTGCTCACTCCCCAGTCGCAGCCACCACTGGCCAGCCAGAGGAGAGG GGTGAAAAGGAGGAAGATGGCTGACAAGGTCCTACCGCAGAGG ATCCGGGAGCTGGTCCCAGAATCCCAGGCTTACATGGACCTCCTCGCCTTTGAGCGGAAACTGGACCAAACCATCGCTCGGAAGAGGATGGAGATTCAGGAGGCCATTAAGAAACCGCTTACG CAAAAGCGGAAGCTGAGGATTTACATCTCTAATACCTTTACCCCAGCCAAAGAAGAAGGGGAGGGTGGTGAGCGTGTGGCTTCCTGGGAGCTACGTGTGGAGGGCAAATTGCTGGAGGAC CCaagcaaacagaagaggaagttctcttcctttttcaagaGCCTCGTCATCGAGCTGGACAAAGAGCTGTACGGGCCAGACAACCATCTAGTGGAG TGGCACCGGCTGCCCACAACGCAGGAGACTGATGGCTTCCAAGTGAAGCGTCCTGGCGACGTCAATGTGAAATGCACCCTGCTGCTCATGCTGGATCACCAG ccacCACAGTACAAACTGGATCCTCGCCTGGCTCGCCTCCTTGGGGTGCACACCCAGACCCGTGCCAGCATCATGCAAGCGCTCTGGCTCTACATCAAGCACAACAAGCTGCAGGACAGTCACGAGAAGGAGTACATCAACTGCAACCGCTACTTCCGCCAG ATCTTTAACTGTATCCGCATGCGCTTCTCTGAGATCCCCATGAAGCTGGCAGGGCTCCTGCAGCACCCAGATCCCATCATCATCAACCACACCATCAG TGTGGACCCCAATGACCAGAAGAAGACAGCCTGCTATGACATCGATGTGGAGGTGGATGATCCCCTGAAAGCTCAGATGAGCAACTTCCTGGCTTCCACCACCAACCAGCAGGAGATTGCCTCCCTGGATGCCAAG ATCCATGAGACCATCGAATCCATCAACCAGCTGAAGACACAGCGTGATTTCATGCTGAGCTTCAGCAACAACCCACAGGACTTCATCCAGGAATGGATCAAATCCCAGAGGAGGGACCTTAAG ATCATAACAGATGTCATCGGGAACCCTGAGGAGGAGAGACGAGCTGAGTTCtaccagcagccctgggcacaGGAGGCTGTGGGGAGACACATCTTTGCCAAG GTCCAGCAGCGCCGGCAGGAACTGGAACAAGTGCTTGGGATCCGCCTCACCTAA